Proteins encoded within one genomic window of Clupea harengus chromosome 10, Ch_v2.0.2, whole genome shotgun sequence:
- the LOC105900957 gene encoding calreticulin, translating to MRPTLAIFALLGLLATTDATVFFKEQFLDGDGWKTRWAVSKHKSDYGQWKLTAGKFYGDPEKDKGLQTSQDAHFYSISSRFEPFSNEGKDLVVQFTVKHEQQIDCGGGYVKLFPADLNQADMHGDSKYYIMFGPDICGYGTKKVHVIFNYKGQNRLIKKEVKARDDEHTHLYTLIVRPDQTYEVKVNNEKLEWGSLEVDWDFLPPKTIKDPDAKKPEDWDDRVTIDDPEDAKPEDWDKSENIPDPDAKKPEDWDEEMDGEWEPPMIPNPEYKGEWKPKEIDNPNYKGNWVHPEIDNPDYTPDSTIYKFDNIGVIGLDLWQVKSGTIFDNFIITDDVKAADDFAKETWGVTKGSEKKMREQQLEEERKQREEKSNTDNIKEEDKDAGRDHDGGDEDDEGLDEEGEEEEEEEENELELDEETADETSPLEEVDEDVPTKDEL from the exons ATGCGACCTACTTTGGCAATATTTGCATTACTTGGATTATTAGCTACCACAGATGCTACTGTGTTCTTTAAAGAGCAATTTCTGGATGGAG ATGGATGGAAGACTCGTTGGGCAGTATCTAAACACAAGTCTGACTATGGCCAGTGGAAACTAACTGCAGGGAAGTTTTATGGAGATCCTGAAAAAGACAAAG gccttcaaactAGTCAGGATGCTCACTTTTATTCCATCTCAAGCCGTTTTGAACCTTTCAGCAATGAGGGTAAAGATCTTGTAGTGCAGTTTACGGTTAAACACGAACAACAAATAGATTGTGGTGGTGGATACGTGAAGCTCTTCCCAGCTGACTTGAACCAAGCAGATATGCACGGAGATTCCAAATACTACATTATGTTTG GCCCTGATATCTGTGGCTACGGCACCAAAAAAGTGCATGTCATTTTCAACTACAAGGGACAGAACCGACTCATAAAGAAAGAAGTCAAAGCACGG GATGATGAACACACCCACCTCTATACTCTGATTGTGAGACCTGACCAGACTTATGAAGTCAAAGTTAACAATGAGAAGCTGGAGTGGGGCAGCCTTGAGGTCGACTGGGATTTTCTGCCACCCAAAACGATCAAGGACCCAGACGCCAAGAAACCTGAGGATTGGGATGATCGTGTCACAATAGATGACCCCGAGGACGCAAAACCAGAG GACTGGGACAAGTCTGAAAATATTCCTGATCCTGATGCCAAGAAGCCAGAAGACTGGGATGAGGAAATGGATGGGGAGTGGGAGCCACCCATGATCCCTAACCCAGAGTACAAG GGAGAATGGAAGCCAAAGGAGATTGATAATCCCAACTACAAGGGCAACTGGGTGCATCCTGAAATTGACAACCCTGACTACACGCCTGATAGCACCATTTACAAATTTGACAACATTGGAGTGATTGGACTTGATTTGTGGCAG GTTAAATCTGGGACCATTTTTGACAATTTCATCATTACTGATGATGTAAAGGCAGCAGATGATTTTGCAAAAGAGACCTGGGGAGTCACAAAG GGgtctgaaaagaaaatgagggagCAGCagctggaagaggagaggaaacagagggaggaaaagagcaaCACGGATAACATTAAAGAAGAGGATAAGGATGCTGGTAGAGATCACGATGGCGGTGATGAAGACGATGAAGGCCTTGAtgaagagggtgaagaggaggaggaggaagaggagaatgagCTCGAGCTTGATGAGGAGACCGCAGATGAGACCAGTCCACTCGAGGAGGTAGACGAGGATGTCCCTACTAAAGATGAACTCTAA
- the c10h19orf44 gene encoding uncharacterized protein C19orf44 homolog yields the protein MWKQGGSRSSALDRAMAQLAAKKVGSAGDSQINENGSSQTNINLKSMLPGRQMEFQDLSDISSEDLNSEDHEDNVAPPNKAFVDNELLERSGVGGGSRFLKKPSNAIATRQSSAPSSQRLSMEEPIRIPQRRSQSAALSRLAQLEERFRHRKEGSYAQTTSPGQPTPQEDPLSAHSSTDLSMKGARFLKKKLTSSVPEQSKQSHVPHIAAKAPPSSVPSKGVSLDSDEEDMERLLGEYLNSSTESPGPKSYRKSTHKKTPTTVQISDTVRRRTPLPPSSEQASPVHSLRSVSIVYSPSPSPPNIQTSSRSPKVRFLRPSQSRSSVSANNEIRSLEELFTDTDDTSSKISAASDAVKFNVMTLDDLIPAEPLGLSASSKEKIQIGVVQDTSTRDDTVEDTSECTLDDIFPEDPPEEDAVDYESDFETDIKSEATNQSVSEIPEHLTDDDKVSEPAEDRSEDHIHYGLSQRDTNSEKSLADGTEMDGRKSFESYDGKSKDSFSRSYSSYSRSDTLTPTSVPHRRHVKEAAVQTEKGPAFTWPSGMDVLASTYMDPTPVARYTVSAEVLEALTSQMPVEAALNDMLKQQLAMTRHFIESSRHLYSSLLQSLEPPDYKYTTLEDTKEFIRKHRSPKLTMEKALEEVQQEMREYHYL from the exons ATGTGGAAGCAGGGAGGTAGCAGAAGCTCGGCGCTCGACAGAGCAATGGCTCAGCTGGCAGCGAAAAAAGTTGGAAGTGCTGgagattcacaaataaat GAAAATGGGTCATCTCAAACCAACATAAATCTGAAAAGCATGTTGCCTGGTAGGCAAATGGAGTTCCAAGACTTGAGCGACATCTCCTCAGAAGACCTAAATAGTGAAGATCACGAAGATAATGTCGCGCCTCCAAACAAAGCATTTGTGGATAATGAGCTATTGGAGAGATCTGGAGTCGGTGGTGGCTCTAGGTTCTTAAAAAAGCCTTCGAACGCGATAGCCACCAGACAATCTTCAGCACCGAGTTCGCAACGCCTGTCGATGGAGGAGCCTATCCGGATACCTCAGCGACGGTCCCAAAGTGCAGCATTAAGCCGACTTGCTCAACTTGAGGAGCGTTTCAGACACCGCAAAGAGGGTAGTTATGCACAGACTACAAGTCCTGGCCAACCAACTCCTCAGGAGGACCCTCTGTCTGCCCATTCCAGTACCGACCTCAGTATGAAAGGTGCACGTTTTCTCAAGAAAAAACTGACTTCATCTGTTCCCGAACAAAGTAAACAAAGCCATGTCCCACATATAGCTGCCAAAGCTCCTCCGTCAAGTGTTCCCAGTAAAGGTGTTAGTTTAGACAGTGATGAAGAGGATATGGAAAGGCTTTTGGGGGAGTATCTCAATTCTTCAACTGAAAGTCCTGGACCCAAG TCTTACAGGAAAAGTACCCATAAGAAGACCCCTACAACTGTGCAAATCTCAGACACTGTCAGACGAAGGACCCCACTACCGCCCTCTAGCGAGCAGGCCAGCCCAGTACACTCGTTGAGAAGTGTGTCGATTGTGTATTCTCCATCTCCATCGCCCCCAAACATTCAGACATCTAGTAGGTCTCCAAAAGTCAGGTTCCTTCGCCCCTCTCAATCACGGTCATCTGTTTCAGCAAACAATGAGATTAGGTCCTTGGAGGAGCTTTTCACAGATACTGATGACACTTCCAGCAAGATAAGTGCAGCATCTGATG CTGTCAAGTTTAACGTCATGACCTTGGATGATTTGATTCCTGCTGAACCCTTAGGACTATCTGCATCCTCGAAGGAGAAG ATACAGATTGGTGTTGTCCAGGATACAAGCACAAGAGACGACACAGTTGAAGATACTAGTGAGTGCACATTGGATGACATTTTCCCAGAAGACCCACCTGAGGAGGATGCAGTGGACTATGAAAGTGATTTTGAGACTGATATCAAGTCAGAGGCAACTAACCAGAGCGTAAGCGAGATCCCAGAGCACCTGACAGATGACGACAAAGTATCAGAGCCTGCTGAGGATCGATCTGAGGATCACATTCACTACGGTCTCTCACAGAGGGACACAAACTCAGAGAAATCCCTGGCAGATGGAACAGAAATGGACGGAAGAAAGTCTTTTGAGTCATATGATGGCAAGAGTAAAGACTCCTTCTCCAGGTCATATTCCTCTTATTCTCGTTCAGACACGCTCACCCCCACCAGTGTGCCTCACAGACGTCATGTAAAAGAGGCTGCAGTTCAGACTGAGAAGGGACCAGCTTTCACCTGGCCATCAG GAATGGATGTGCTGGCATCCACTTACATGGATCCTACGCCTGTGGCACGCTACACAGTCAGTGCAGAGGTTCTTGAAG CATTGACCTCCCAGATGCCGGTTGAGGCAGCCCTCAATGACATGCTGAAGCAGCAACTGGCTATGACCAGGCACTTCATAGAGTCCAGCCGACATCTGTACAGCTCCTTGCTACAGTCCCTGGAGCCTCCAGACTACAAGTACACGACTCTAGAGGACACAAAAGAG TTCATACGCAAACATAGATCTCCCAAACTCACGATGGAAAAGGCCTTGGAGGAAGTGCAACAGGAGATGAGAGAATATCACTACCTGTAG